A region of Rhizorhabdus wittichii RW1 DNA encodes the following proteins:
- a CDS encoding peptidase S9, prolyl oligopeptidase active site domain protein (PFAM: peptidase S9, prolyl oligopeptidase active site domain protein): protein MTKLLVRLFLLTWVMAGSPGLYARGFEASDSMNIVGMKHPQIAPDGARASIIVSKADIEANRFTAELRVVDTRTGQEILALDPAWEVSESRWAPDGQQLAIIAKRAGVKEAVAQIYVLDIKSPTPRQITQASDGIVQLAWGPDGKSVAYGREEALGLPKVDGKLVSFEVKERGYLATEPRKRIQLWIAQADGSGEKQLTRGNWTLQVPYKGSGPAILPFAWFPDGKSIVVATQAEPDVNSLERALRIVDVATGEVHSLLEPDARAINPVVSPDGREVAYWEYPRYGDAFSFSVRVVDVASRTVRASPPQPLDHNLSLARWFPKGGDILVGGDDSDRTSLWIQRRAAPPIKVDTGNLDLAMHFRVRADMSATGAIVFVASSPQSPFELYFMANANARPRRLTDYNAAARALELGSANMLRWRTHDGFEANGVVTVPYGFQANRRYPLVIVSHGGPMQASTLKWNSFTQELAARGWIVFEPNYRGSDNLGRNYQVAIVGDMGAGPARDVMAGLGELKRQFPIDADRIAVTGESYGGYMSGWLISHYQGWRAAVLGAPLLDIADFADLADVGDLAGSRFSGASPWEPGGQAVNQSQSPIYASAAVKTPTLFLTTTFDHRVPVVSSHRMFQALRQNKVETRFFIYPVEGHGTSDPVRELDWNKRWMDWIAGHFDGAPGEKGK, encoded by the coding sequence ATGACTAAGCTGCTCGTGCGATTGTTTCTCCTCACGTGGGTCATGGCGGGATCGCCGGGCCTGTACGCGCGCGGCTTCGAAGCCTCCGATTCCATGAACATTGTCGGCATGAAGCATCCGCAGATCGCTCCCGATGGAGCGCGCGCGTCGATCATCGTTTCAAAGGCCGATATCGAGGCGAACCGGTTCACCGCCGAACTACGCGTCGTCGACACGCGCACCGGACAAGAAATATTGGCCCTCGATCCGGCATGGGAGGTGAGTGAAAGCCGCTGGGCGCCTGACGGCCAGCAGCTCGCCATCATTGCGAAGCGTGCTGGTGTGAAGGAGGCAGTGGCACAGATCTACGTGCTGGACATCAAATCCCCCACGCCGCGGCAGATCACGCAGGCCTCGGATGGCATCGTTCAGCTTGCCTGGGGGCCCGACGGCAAGAGCGTCGCCTATGGCCGCGAAGAAGCGCTCGGACTGCCCAAAGTCGACGGCAAGCTCGTGTCCTTCGAAGTGAAGGAGCGGGGCTATCTCGCCACCGAGCCGCGCAAGCGAATCCAGCTCTGGATCGCGCAGGCCGATGGTTCGGGTGAAAAGCAACTAACGCGGGGGAATTGGACCCTCCAGGTGCCCTATAAGGGATCGGGTCCGGCAATCCTTCCCTTCGCGTGGTTCCCTGACGGCAAGAGTATCGTCGTGGCGACCCAGGCCGAGCCCGATGTGAACTCGCTGGAGCGGGCTCTCCGTATCGTAGACGTCGCAACGGGCGAAGTTCATTCGTTGCTGGAGCCTGACGCCCGCGCGATCAATCCGGTCGTTTCGCCCGACGGGCGCGAGGTCGCCTATTGGGAATATCCCAGATATGGCGATGCCTTTTCCTTCTCCGTTCGCGTTGTGGACGTGGCGAGCCGGACGGTACGGGCGTCTCCGCCGCAGCCGCTCGATCATAATCTCAGCCTGGCGCGTTGGTTTCCGAAGGGCGGGGACATTCTCGTCGGCGGCGACGACAGCGATCGGACGAGCCTCTGGATACAGCGCAGAGCCGCGCCGCCGATCAAAGTGGACACCGGCAACCTCGATCTGGCGATGCATTTTCGCGTTCGCGCGGACATGTCCGCCACCGGCGCGATCGTCTTCGTGGCGAGTTCCCCGCAAAGTCCTTTCGAACTCTATTTCATGGCTAATGCGAACGCGCGTCCTCGGCGGCTGACCGACTATAATGCCGCGGCCAGGGCGCTCGAGTTGGGGAGCGCAAATATGCTCCGTTGGCGGACTCATGATGGCTTCGAAGCGAACGGGGTCGTGACCGTGCCCTACGGTTTTCAGGCGAACCGTCGTTACCCGCTGGTGATCGTTTCGCACGGTGGGCCGATGCAGGCTTCGACGCTGAAATGGAACAGCTTCACTCAGGAACTCGCGGCCCGCGGCTGGATCGTGTTCGAGCCCAATTACCGGGGCAGCGACAATCTCGGGCGGAATTATCAGGTAGCCATCGTCGGCGACATGGGGGCGGGCCCCGCACGCGATGTGATGGCTGGGCTAGGCGAGTTGAAGAGGCAATTTCCCATCGATGCGGATCGGATCGCCGTTACGGGCGAGTCCTATGGCGGCTATATGTCGGGGTGGCTGATCAGCCATTATCAGGGCTGGCGTGCGGCCGTTCTCGGCGCTCCCCTGCTTGATATTGCCGATTTTGCCGATCTCGCGGATGTCGGGGACCTCGCGGGAAGCCGGTTCTCAGGCGCGTCCCCGTGGGAGCCGGGCGGGCAGGCTGTCAATCAGAGCCAGTCGCCCATCTATGCCTCGGCAGCGGTCAAGACGCCCACGCTCTTCCTCACCACGACATTCGATCATCGCGTGCCCGTGGTGAGCTCCCACCGGATGTTTCAGGCGCTGCGGCAGAACAAGGTCGAGACGCGCTTCTTCATCTACCCCGTCGAAGGGCATGGGACGAGCGATCCCGTCCGGGAGCTCGATTGGAACAAGCGCTGGATGGACTGGATCGCCGGGCATTTCGATGGCGCACCGGGCGAGAAGGGAAAGTGA
- a CDS encoding dihydroxyacid dehydratase (TIGRFAM: dihydroxy-acid dehydratase~PFAM: dihydroxy-acid and 6-phosphogluconate dehydratase) — protein MPAYRSRTSTHGRNMAGARALWRATGIKDGDFGKPIIAIANSFTQFVPGHIHLKDLGQMVAREIEAHGGIAKEFNTIAVDDGIAQGHLGMLYSLPSREIIADAVEYMVNAHCADALVCISNCDKITPGMLMAALRLNVPTVFVSGGPMEAGKIVAADGKLRVIDTVDPMVLAGDPTVSDEEVEAYEKSACPTCGSCAGMFTANSMNCLTEALGLSLPGNGTTLATHADRRSLFLEAARTIMRITRRYYEEEDGSILPRGIAGFAAFENAMRLDMAMGGSTNTILHLLAAAREAEVDFTMADIDRLSRDTPCLCKVAPNNSNVHIEDIHRAGGIMSILGQIDRAGLLNRDCATIHSPTLAEALDRWDISRTDDAEVESFYKAAPGGVRTTEAFSQAKRWSELDTDRETGVIRSADHAFFKDGGLAVLYGNIARDGCIVKTAGVDEAILKFSGSAVICESQDDAVAKILGDKVKAGDVVVVRYEGPKGGPGMQEMLYPTSYLKARGLGKACALITDGRFSGATSGLSIGHVSPEAAEGGAIGLIEDGDIIEIDIPARRIDVRLSEAELAARRAAMEARGTVAWQPVDRDRPVSMALRAYAALTTSAAHGAVRDATQLARR, from the coding sequence ATGCCTGCCTATCGCTCGCGCACGTCCACCCATGGTCGCAACATGGCGGGTGCGCGCGCCCTGTGGCGTGCGACCGGCATCAAGGATGGCGACTTCGGCAAGCCGATCATCGCGATCGCCAACAGCTTCACCCAGTTCGTGCCCGGCCACATCCATCTGAAGGATCTCGGCCAGATGGTCGCGCGCGAGATCGAGGCGCATGGCGGCATCGCCAAGGAGTTCAATACCATCGCCGTCGACGACGGCATCGCCCAGGGCCATCTCGGCATGCTCTACTCGCTGCCAAGCCGGGAGATCATCGCCGATGCGGTAGAATATATGGTCAACGCGCATTGCGCCGACGCGCTGGTGTGCATCTCCAACTGCGACAAGATCACGCCGGGGATGCTGATGGCGGCGCTCCGGCTCAACGTCCCGACCGTCTTCGTGTCGGGCGGCCCCATGGAGGCGGGGAAGATAGTGGCTGCCGACGGCAAGCTGCGCGTGATCGACACCGTCGATCCCATGGTTCTGGCCGGCGATCCGACGGTGAGCGACGAAGAGGTCGAGGCCTATGAGAAGTCGGCCTGCCCGACCTGCGGCTCCTGCGCCGGCATGTTCACTGCCAATTCGATGAACTGCCTGACGGAGGCGCTGGGCCTTTCACTGCCGGGCAATGGCACGACGCTCGCGACCCATGCCGACCGGCGCAGCCTCTTTCTCGAAGCTGCCCGCACGATCATGCGGATCACCAGGCGCTATTATGAGGAGGAGGACGGGAGCATCCTGCCGCGTGGCATCGCCGGCTTCGCGGCGTTCGAGAATGCCATGCGGCTGGACATGGCGATGGGCGGCAGCACCAATACGATCCTCCACCTGCTCGCGGCGGCGCGCGAAGCGGAGGTCGACTTCACCATGGCCGATATCGACCGGTTGTCCCGCGACACGCCCTGTCTGTGCAAGGTCGCGCCCAACAACAGCAACGTCCATATCGAGGATATCCATCGCGCCGGTGGCATCATGTCGATCCTCGGACAGATCGACCGGGCCGGCTTGCTCAATCGCGATTGTGCGACGATCCATAGCCCGACGCTCGCCGAAGCGCTCGACCGCTGGGACATTTCCCGCACCGACGATGCTGAGGTGGAGAGCTTCTACAAGGCGGCGCCGGGCGGCGTGCGCACGACCGAGGCGTTCAGCCAGGCGAAGCGCTGGAGCGAACTCGATACTGATCGCGAGACGGGCGTGATCCGCAGCGCCGACCATGCCTTCTTCAAGGATGGCGGTCTGGCGGTATTGTACGGAAACATCGCGCGCGACGGTTGCATCGTCAAAACCGCCGGCGTCGACGAGGCGATCCTGAAATTCTCGGGATCGGCGGTAATCTGCGAGAGCCAGGACGACGCGGTTGCGAAGATCCTGGGTGACAAGGTCAAGGCCGGAGACGTGGTGGTCGTGCGTTATGAAGGACCGAAAGGCGGCCCCGGCATGCAGGAGATGCTGTATCCGACCAGCTATCTGAAGGCGCGGGGGCTCGGCAAAGCCTGTGCCCTGATTACCGATGGCCGCTTCTCGGGAGCGACCTCGGGTCTTTCGATCGGCCATGTCTCCCCCGAAGCGGCCGAAGGCGGAGCGATCGGGTTGATCGAGGATGGCGACATCATCGAGATCGACATCCCCGCACGGCGGATCGACGTGCGGCTATCCGAGGCCGAACTGGCCGCTCGCCGCGCTGCCATGGAGGCAAGGGGCACCGTCGCGTGGCAGCCAGTCGATCGCGACCGGCCGGTCAGCATGGCGCTGCGCGCCTATGCTGCTCTGACGACGAGTGCCGCCCATGGGGCAGTGCGCGATGCCACCCAATTGGCGAGGCGATGA
- a CDS encoding Endoribonuclease L-PSP (PFAM: Endoribonuclease L-PSP) has protein sequence MISGPGVALENPAGVHAPAGQYSHVATVAAGSELIYFAGQVGARADGELEHGFEAQVRRTFENLFALLEAKGLSPANLVRLNYYLTAVDQAGELRRIRRDYLPDPAPATTALVVQLLDPAWLFEMDAVAVRPLA, from the coding sequence ATGATCTCCGGCCCTGGCGTCGCACTGGAGAACCCGGCCGGCGTCCACGCTCCGGCAGGCCAGTACAGTCATGTCGCGACCGTCGCGGCGGGTAGCGAGCTGATCTATTTCGCGGGGCAGGTAGGCGCTCGGGCCGATGGCGAACTCGAGCATGGTTTCGAGGCCCAGGTTCGCCGCACCTTCGAGAACCTGTTCGCTCTGCTGGAGGCCAAGGGGCTTTCACCGGCCAACCTCGTCCGGCTGAACTATTATCTGACGGCGGTCGATCAGGCCGGCGAGCTGCGCCGCATCCGGCGCGACTATCTGCCCGATCCGGCGCCCGCGACGACGGCGCTCGTCGTCCAGCTTCTCGACCCCGCATGGTTGTTCGAGATGGATGCCGTCGCGGTGAGGCCGCTCGCATGA
- a CDS encoding L-serine ammonia-lyase (TIGRFAM: L-serine dehydratase 1~PFAM: serine dehydratase alpha chain; serine dehydratase beta chain) — protein MVVSTFDIFKPGVGPSSSHTMGPMLAGHRFVRGLERAGTLASVQRVEVELLGSLAATGRGHGTDRAVQVGLAGFDPATVEPDDMSATLSAIATDRSLFLGGRHAVPFDPASDILWSKTPHKLHPNAVRFTALSGPQSVLESRLFFSVGGGFVVDEAEFKAAASADPQQADVRYAFASAAELLSLADNAGISIADLMRANERSRGATDEEIDLRLDAVWSRMAACVARGLQQEGELPGGLRVKRRARPVHDALRARPEMLIVDPLTAMDFVNVWALAVNEENAAGGAVVTAPTNGAAGIIPAVLMYFTKLRGGTDSGVRTLLLTAAAIGALYKRNASISGAEVGCQGEVGVACSMAAAGLTAALGGTNAQIENAAEIGMEHNLGLTCDPIGGLVQIPCIERNAMGAIKAIDASRLALLGDGTHHVSLDKVIATMRETGRDMHRRYKETSEGGLAVNVVEC, from the coding sequence GTGGTCGTCAGCACATTCGACATCTTCAAGCCGGGCGTGGGTCCGTCCTCGTCGCACACGATGGGGCCGATGCTGGCAGGGCATCGCTTTGTCAGGGGCCTGGAAAGGGCCGGTACGCTGGCAAGCGTCCAGCGTGTGGAGGTCGAGCTGTTGGGGTCGCTCGCTGCCACCGGGCGTGGCCATGGCACCGACCGCGCCGTTCAGGTCGGCCTGGCTGGTTTCGATCCCGCGACTGTTGAGCCAGACGACATGTCCGCCACCTTGTCGGCGATCGCGACCGATCGCAGCCTGTTCCTTGGGGGCCGCCATGCGGTCCCATTCGATCCGGCTTCGGACATATTGTGGTCGAAGACACCCCATAAGCTCCATCCCAACGCGGTGCGCTTCACTGCGCTGAGCGGGCCGCAGTCGGTACTCGAAAGCCGTCTCTTCTTCTCTGTCGGCGGCGGCTTCGTCGTTGATGAGGCCGAGTTCAAAGCGGCCGCGAGCGCCGATCCGCAGCAGGCGGACGTCCGATACGCCTTCGCCTCGGCCGCCGAACTTCTGTCGCTCGCCGACAACGCCGGGATCAGCATTGCCGACCTGATGCGCGCGAATGAGCGGTCGCGCGGCGCCACGGATGAGGAGATCGATCTTCGTCTCGACGCCGTCTGGTCGCGCATGGCGGCGTGCGTCGCGCGCGGGCTGCAACAGGAAGGCGAATTGCCTGGCGGGCTGCGTGTCAAACGCCGGGCAAGACCGGTGCACGATGCGCTGAGGGCCAGGCCCGAGATGCTGATCGTCGATCCGCTGACGGCGATGGATTTCGTGAACGTGTGGGCGCTCGCGGTGAACGAGGAGAATGCGGCCGGCGGGGCGGTCGTCACCGCTCCCACTAACGGCGCGGCCGGCATCATCCCGGCGGTACTGATGTATTTCACGAAGCTTCGCGGCGGTACGGACAGTGGCGTTCGGACGCTCCTGCTGACGGCTGCCGCGATCGGCGCACTCTACAAGCGGAATGCCTCGATCTCGGGCGCCGAGGTCGGTTGCCAGGGCGAGGTCGGCGTGGCCTGCTCGATGGCCGCAGCCGGGCTGACCGCCGCACTGGGCGGCACCAATGCCCAGATCGAGAATGCCGCCGAGATCGGCATGGAGCATAATCTCGGCCTGACCTGCGATCCGATTGGCGGCCTCGTGCAGATTCCCTGCATCGAACGGAACGCAATGGGAGCGATCAAGGCGATCGATGCATCGCGGCTGGCGCTGCTGGGGGATGGGACGCACCATGTCAGTCTCGACAAGGTCATCGCGACGATGCGCGAGACCGGACGGGACATGCACCGCCGCTACAAGGAGACCTCCGAAGGGGGCCTCGCCGTCAACGTCGTCGAGTGCTGA
- a CDS encoding aldehyde dehydrogenase (PFAM: aldehyde dehydrogenase) → MSGATMLDRDARPADHAAFLGGSWEQADDGRTMAVIDPADGSTVGTVPYMGATETRRAVEAAHAAFPGWSARSGRDRARIMRRMFDLIIDRQDELALLLTREQGKPLGQARGEVVYGASYLEWYAEEAPRIRGDIMSGAHDDKTITILRQPIGTTAAITPWNFPFVSVTRKLAPALAAGCTQILKPAPTTPLVALALAGIAQEAGLPDGVFNVLTGDDAAIGGALTESRDIRLLSFTGSTAIGKLLYRQCADTVKKLSLELGGHAPFIVFDDADIDAAVEGLIACKLRNMGQVCIAANRIFVHDRVYDRFADQLVVRVDAMTMGPGVDDLDQGPLANRAVFDKVARHVVDAVEGGAHVLAGGGPDARGGLFFRPTVLADVADNALLNCEETFGPVIALSRFSDEDEVIARANDTPFGLAGYFYSRDHGRVMRVAGALECGIIGANIGVVASAAGPFGGIKESGLGREGALSGLEEFLEQKYLCSPRRL, encoded by the coding sequence ATGAGCGGCGCGACGATGCTGGATCGGGATGCGCGACCGGCCGACCACGCCGCCTTTCTCGGCGGAAGCTGGGAGCAGGCCGATGATGGCCGTACCATGGCCGTCATCGACCCTGCGGACGGCTCCACGGTCGGCACCGTGCCCTATATGGGCGCTACCGAAACGCGGCGCGCGGTCGAGGCGGCGCATGCGGCCTTTCCCGGCTGGAGCGCGCGATCCGGGCGCGATCGGGCGCGGATCATGCGCAGGATGTTCGATCTGATCATCGACCGTCAGGATGAGCTGGCCCTGTTGCTGACCCGCGAGCAGGGGAAGCCCCTTGGCCAGGCGCGGGGCGAGGTCGTCTATGGGGCGTCCTATCTCGAATGGTATGCCGAGGAAGCGCCGCGCATCCGTGGCGACATCATGAGCGGTGCCCACGACGACAAGACGATCACCATCTTGCGCCAGCCGATCGGCACGACGGCGGCGATCACGCCCTGGAATTTCCCCTTCGTCAGCGTGACGCGCAAGCTCGCCCCGGCTCTGGCGGCCGGCTGCACCCAGATATTGAAGCCGGCGCCGACGACGCCACTCGTGGCTCTCGCATTGGCAGGGATCGCTCAGGAAGCGGGGCTTCCCGATGGCGTCTTCAACGTGCTGACCGGTGACGACGCGGCGATCGGCGGCGCGCTGACGGAAAGCCGCGACATCAGGCTGCTGTCCTTCACCGGTTCGACGGCAATCGGCAAGCTGCTCTACCGGCAATGCGCCGACACGGTGAAGAAGCTCTCGCTCGAGCTTGGCGGTCATGCACCCTTCATCGTCTTCGACGATGCCGACATCGATGCGGCCGTCGAAGGGCTCATCGCCTGCAAGCTCCGCAATATGGGGCAAGTCTGCATCGCCGCGAACCGGATCTTCGTCCATGACCGCGTGTACGATCGTTTTGCCGACCAGCTCGTCGTCCGTGTCGACGCGATGACGATGGGACCGGGCGTCGACGATCTCGACCAGGGTCCGCTCGCCAACCGCGCGGTGTTTGACAAGGTCGCGCGCCATGTCGTCGATGCGGTCGAAGGTGGAGCACATGTGCTTGCCGGTGGCGGCCCGGATGCGCGGGGCGGCCTTTTCTTTCGGCCGACGGTGCTGGCCGATGTGGCGGACAACGCACTGCTGAACTGCGAAGAGACATTCGGGCCGGTGATCGCCCTGTCGCGCTTCTCGGACGAGGATGAGGTGATTGCCCGCGCCAACGACACACCCTTCGGGCTCGCGGGCTATTTCTACAGCCGGGACCATGGCCGCGTCATGCGCGTCGCCGGGGCGCTCGAGTGCGGGATCATCGGCGCCAATATCGGCGTCGTTGCTTCGGCCGCAGGCCCCTTTGGCGGGATCAAGGAATCGGGTCTCGGCCGCGAAGGGGCGCTCAGCGGGTTGGAGGAGTTTCTCGAACAGAAATATCTGTGCTCGCCGCGTCGGCTCTGA
- a CDS encoding major facilitator superfamily MFS_1 (PFAM: major facilitator superfamily MFS_1) codes for MCSPQLRFHRRHLSGVEMTTADLTGRPSHVRWYILALLTGFSLVSYIERINLSVASRFIRDEFGLTDIQLGWSFSAFLVAYTAAQIPSGSLADRYGSRNVLAAAALAWFVITVAMGAYVGWIASSATQVLISLIALRVMLGVTEAPTFPAGSSAIARWFPSRERGKASAIVQAASYGGEALTLVVLAAMVAASGWRAAIFLSAAPALLLAIAWWRLGRSRPEDHAGVNQAELDLIRADPGPAVAEQPGGRIMAVVLRRDVSLLSASYFCQGYVIYLFFFWFYIYLVDVRGFSIAAGGLVGALPTVAAAVCAFAGGWVADSAAKRWGTLAGRKIVIIASALVGGGLLLGGAVADQAAIAIACFVGAIGTRGLVESAYWSTVIDLTGPRAGTAGGAMNMMSNLGGAVSTALAPVLVAQFGWPVALSIAALLTALSGLILLAMPHRD; via the coding sequence ATGTGTTCCCCGCAACTACGCTTTCACAGGCGTCACTTGAGCGGGGTAGAAATGACGACAGCTGATTTGACGGGCCGGCCTTCCCATGTCCGGTGGTACATCCTTGCCCTGCTGACCGGCTTCAGCCTGGTCAGCTATATCGAGCGGATCAATCTCTCCGTCGCATCGCGGTTCATCCGTGACGAGTTCGGCCTCACCGATATTCAGCTCGGCTGGTCGTTCAGTGCCTTCCTGGTCGCCTATACCGCGGCGCAGATCCCGTCGGGCTCGCTCGCCGATCGCTATGGCAGCCGCAACGTGCTCGCGGCCGCCGCGCTGGCCTGGTTCGTCATCACGGTAGCGATGGGCGCCTATGTCGGCTGGATTGCCTCCTCGGCCACGCAGGTACTGATCAGCCTGATCGCGCTCCGCGTGATGCTGGGCGTCACCGAGGCACCGACCTTCCCCGCCGGATCGAGCGCGATCGCTCGCTGGTTCCCCTCGCGCGAGCGCGGCAAGGCGAGTGCGATCGTCCAGGCCGCCTCCTATGGCGGCGAGGCGCTGACCCTGGTGGTCTTGGCCGCGATGGTCGCCGCAAGCGGCTGGCGCGCCGCCATCTTCCTGTCGGCCGCCCCGGCGCTGCTGCTCGCCATCGCCTGGTGGCGGCTGGGCCGCAGCCGGCCGGAGGATCATGCGGGCGTCAACCAGGCCGAGCTCGATCTGATCCGCGCCGATCCCGGCCCAGCGGTCGCCGAACAGCCGGGCGGCCGCATCATGGCCGTGGTGCTGCGACGGGATGTCTCGCTGCTGTCGGCGAGCTATTTTTGCCAAGGCTACGTGATCTATCTCTTCTTCTTCTGGTTCTACATCTATCTCGTCGACGTGCGCGGCTTCTCGATCGCGGCGGGCGGCCTCGTCGGCGCTTTGCCGACCGTGGCGGCCGCGGTTTGCGCCTTTGCAGGCGGCTGGGTCGCGGACAGCGCCGCCAAGCGCTGGGGAACGCTCGCCGGCCGCAAGATCGTCATCATCGCGTCGGCCCTGGTCGGCGGTGGCCTGCTGCTTGGCGGCGCGGTGGCCGATCAGGCGGCGATCGCCATTGCCTGCTTCGTCGGTGCGATCGGCACGCGCGGGCTGGTCGAGAGCGCCTATTGGTCGACGGTGATCGATCTCACCGGCCCCCGCGCGGGCACAGCGGGCGGCGCGATGAACATGATGAGCAATCTCGGCGGCGCGGTTTCGACTGCGCTGGCGCCGGTGCTCGTCGCCCAGTTCGGCTGGCCGGTCGCGCTGTCGATCGCCGCTCTCCTCACCGCGCTGAGCGGACTGATCCTGCTGGCCATGCCGCATCGGGACTGA
- a CDS encoding aminotransferase (PFAM: aminotransferase class-III) codes for MTMIMDAQPGQGTGEATGTKDIFDAYIERSWRSNAQRQRDRGIEFIIGEREGPHIWTLEGDRRIVDCGTAGGVHSLGHRHPAVLGALRKALDDGRDTGLWSVPNAEYLAFQDLLTELAPRPELNRSVVTLASTVSIDLAIMFAFRFTGRRRILVYRHGYHGHTGLAALSTGSLDEGVLDYYNLPTEHTAYFERYGDMDAIDAVLDDSIAAVILEPMDYETFAPAENAYLSALEAACRRSGALLVIDETRTGLGRSGKVWATSHFDVRPDIMVTGKGLSGGLYPVSALLMRQEIYDRCMNEHKFAYISSLGGNEISCVVAAEVLRQSSRPELLANVARASTKLREAFEDLARRHSNLVGMGTVFGCIATLEVRDPAHARPLYKKVFEQGVLCHSVSVIEPTVLKFFPSLIIDDQIVAEIAASVDRALSDLRDSL; via the coding sequence ATGACGATGATTATGGATGCGCAGCCCGGACAGGGGACGGGCGAGGCGACGGGGACCAAGGATATTTTCGACGCCTATATCGAGCGCTCCTGGCGGTCGAATGCGCAGCGGCAGCGCGACCGCGGCATCGAGTTCATCATCGGCGAGCGCGAAGGACCGCATATCTGGACGCTTGAGGGCGACCGGCGGATCGTCGATTGCGGCACCGCTGGCGGCGTCCATTCGCTGGGGCATCGGCACCCTGCCGTGCTCGGCGCCCTGCGCAAGGCACTCGATGATGGACGCGACACCGGACTGTGGTCCGTTCCCAACGCGGAATATCTCGCGTTTCAGGATCTGCTCACCGAGCTGGCGCCGCGGCCCGAACTGAATCGCAGCGTCGTCACCCTGGCGTCGACGGTGTCGATCGATCTCGCGATCATGTTCGCGTTCCGCTTCACCGGGCGCCGCCGCATCCTGGTCTACCGTCATGGCTATCATGGACACACCGGTCTGGCCGCGCTGTCGACCGGCTCGCTCGATGAGGGCGTGCTCGACTATTACAACCTGCCGACCGAGCACACCGCCTATTTCGAGCGCTATGGCGACATGGACGCGATCGATGCCGTGCTCGACGACAGCATTGCGGCGGTGATCCTCGAGCCGATGGACTATGAGACCTTCGCCCCGGCCGAAAATGCCTATCTGAGCGCCCTGGAAGCCGCCTGCCGGCGGTCCGGCGCGCTGCTCGTGATCGACGAGACGCGCACCGGCCTCGGCCGCAGCGGTAAGGTCTGGGCTACGTCCCACTTCGATGTCCGGCCGGACATCATGGTCACCGGCAAGGGACTCTCCGGCGGCCTCTATCCGGTCAGCGCGCTGCTCATGCGGCAGGAGATCTACGATCGTTGCATGAACGAGCATAAGTTCGCCTATATCTCCAGTCTCGGCGGCAACGAGATAAGCTGCGTCGTGGCGGCGGAGGTGCTGCGGCAATCGTCGCGGCCCGAATTGCTGGCCAATGTCGCACGCGCTTCGACGAAGCTGCGCGAGGCTTTCGAGGACCTGGCCCGCCGCCATTCGAACCTGGTCGGCATGGGCACGGTGTTCGGCTGCATCGCGACGCTCGAGGTTCGCGATCCCGCCCATGCGCGCCCACTCTACAAGAAGGTCTTCGAGCAGGGCGTTCTATGCCACAGCGTGTCGGTGATCGAGCCGACGGTGCTGAAATTCTTTCCCTCGCTGATCATCGACGATCAGATCGTCGCCGAGATTGCGGCGTCGGTGGATCGGGCGCTCTCCGATCTCCGGGACTCGCTATGA